In Chloroflexota bacterium, one DNA window encodes the following:
- a CDS encoding glycosyltransferase family 2 protein, whose translation MGRARSISVVVPAYNEMGNLEGAVRDVVHALRSFDEYEVIIVNDGSNDGTKEVADRLAASLPNVRVIHHETNKGFSESYRAGLRSASMSYVTFVPGDHEVAVESVVEIFDAVGKADIVVPYHGTPWNRAWHRRILTWICTTQLNVAFGRRLKYYQGPAVYPTKLARVLPNQTKGFFFATEMLVNALMLGYSIVEVPLIHRERTYGQSKAVGGSNIVNAQMTILRLWWNLRVRGDTMARPQLEDETPAAPTARTVRT comes from the coding sequence ATGGGTCGAGCGCGCTCGATTTCGGTAGTCGTGCCAGCGTACAACGAGATGGGAAACCTCGAAGGTGCTGTGCGCGATGTCGTGCACGCGTTGCGGTCGTTTGACGAATACGAAGTCATCATCGTCAACGATGGCAGCAACGACGGCACGAAAGAAGTCGCCGACCGGCTGGCTGCGAGTCTGCCGAACGTCCGCGTCATCCACCACGAGACCAACAAGGGCTTCTCGGAGTCGTATCGCGCCGGCCTGCGGAGCGCCAGCATGTCGTACGTCACGTTCGTGCCGGGCGATCACGAAGTCGCTGTTGAGTCGGTTGTCGAGATCTTCGACGCCGTTGGGAAGGCCGATATCGTCGTCCCCTACCACGGCACGCCCTGGAACCGCGCCTGGCACCGCCGCATCCTGACCTGGATCTGCACGACACAGCTCAACGTGGCGTTCGGACGGCGGCTCAAGTACTACCAGGGGCCGGCGGTCTACCCGACGAAGCTGGCGCGAGTGCTGCCGAATCAGACGAAGGGCTTCTTCTTCGCGACCGAGATGCTGGTCAATGCCCTGATGCTGGGATACTCGATCGTCGAGGTGCCGCTGATCCACCGCGAGCGGACCTACGGTCAGTCCAAGGCGGTAGGTGGGTCCAATATCGTGAACGCGCAGATGACGATCTTGCGGCTCTGGTGGAACCTGCGGGTGCGTGGCGACACGATGGCTCGGCCACAGCTTGAAGATGAGACGCCAGCGGCGCCGACGGCGAGAACGGTGCGCACTTAG
- a CDS encoding DegT/DnrJ/EryC1/StrS family aminotransferase: MAVATGTRIPLVDLGAQFAAIRHEVLPAVEAVMSRSAFIHGPYVDAFEREFASFTGRAHAIGAANGTEAIFVALKALGVRPGDEVITVANTFTSTAEAIEWTGARPRLVEIDPRDHLIDPSAVEAAIGPRTVGIVPVHLFGQPARMRQIQRIAQRHGLFVVEDAAQAHGASEDGRPVGEGSAAATYSFYPGKNLGAYGDAGAVTTDDAVLAQRIRLVSDHGRVGKYEHAVVGYGSRLDGLQAAILSVKLRHLPAWTEARRRLAARYDRLLAALPGVQPVLPRADVYAVYHLYVVEVDAAPRDDLRAWLDGRGIDTGIHYPIPLHLQPAYAHLDLQRGAFPIAEAKAERIVSLPLYPELSEQQQNWIVESVGEFFRRR, from the coding sequence ATGGCCGTGGCGACTGGCACCCGAATCCCACTCGTCGATCTTGGCGCCCAGTTCGCAGCGATTCGCCATGAGGTCCTGCCGGCCGTCGAGGCCGTGATGAGCCGGAGCGCGTTCATCCACGGGCCATACGTCGACGCATTCGAGCGGGAGTTCGCCAGCTTCACCGGCCGCGCGCACGCCATCGGGGCCGCCAACGGCACCGAGGCGATCTTCGTGGCCCTCAAGGCGCTGGGAGTCAGGCCCGGCGATGAGGTGATCACCGTTGCGAACACGTTCACGTCGACGGCGGAAGCCATCGAGTGGACCGGCGCCCGCCCGCGGCTCGTCGAGATCGATCCGCGCGATCACCTGATCGATCCCTCGGCAGTCGAGGCGGCCATCGGTCCGCGCACGGTCGGGATCGTGCCGGTTCACCTGTTCGGCCAGCCTGCGCGCATGCGGCAGATCCAGCGAATCGCCCAGCGGCACGGGCTGTTCGTGGTCGAAGATGCTGCCCAGGCCCACGGTGCGTCGGAGGACGGCCGCCCCGTCGGCGAGGGCAGCGCGGCGGCCACCTACAGCTTCTATCCTGGTAAGAACCTCGGGGCCTATGGCGACGCCGGAGCTGTGACCACCGATGATGCCGTCCTGGCCCAGAGGATTCGGCTGGTGTCGGACCACGGGCGCGTCGGCAAGTACGAGCATGCCGTGGTCGGGTACGGCAGCCGGCTGGACGGCCTGCAGGCGGCGATCCTGTCGGTGAAGCTGCGCCATCTGCCGGCCTGGACCGAAGCCCGCCGCCGGCTCGCCGCCCGCTACGACCGGCTGCTGGCCGCGCTTCCTGGCGTGCAGCCCGTTCTTCCACGAGCCGACGTGTACGCGGTGTACCACCTGTACGTGGTGGAAGTGGACGCGGCGCCGCGGGACGACCTCCGAGCCTGGCTTGACGGGCGCGGCATCGACACCGGCATTCACTACCCGATCCCGCTGCACTTGCAGCCGGCCTACGCCCACCTGGACTTGCAGCGCGGCGCGTTCCCGATCGCCGAAGCCAAGGCCGAGCGGATCGTGTCGCTGCCACTCTATCCCGAGTTGTCCGAGCAGCAGCAGAACTGGATCGTCGAGTCGGTCGGCGAGTTCTTCCGCCGCCGGTAG